One Dermacentor andersoni chromosome 6, qqDerAnde1_hic_scaffold, whole genome shotgun sequence genomic window carries:
- the LOC129382533 gene encoding uncharacterized protein, with amino-acid sequence MATPSNGATAEPAEASAPITGPPNLRPALKPSPAASPPRPVQRAAVSTAALPVKAAIGVATTAASTAAHAAVSAAASLGSLAMLRRNSPGGRQGTSQAGGDQRQVEPDPPAELGLPSKPPTYSPREKRKWKALRTFGNPMQSACVGLLVLCALLVIGVLGYLLLFAQAEAGVGGARKRLSARPNITADADTTTEAALIVLPTLGGATDSARGGDRNNAAGNGSAEGASTISQLTSRHLEDATTK; translated from the exons CCAGCGCGCCCATTACGGGCCCTCCCAATCTGCGCCCGGCGCTGAAGCCTTCACCGGCGGCCTCGCCTCCACGTCCGGTCCAGAGGGCCGCAGTCTCAACTGCCGCCCTGCCGGTGAAGGCTGCCATCGGCGTAGCCACGACGGCGGCTTCGACCGCAGCGCACGCTGCTGTCTCAGCGGCCGCATCTCTCGGGTCTTTGGCGATGCTCAGAAGGAACTCGCCAGGCGGTCGCCAAGGCACGTCCCAGGCAGGAGGCGATCAAAG GCAGGTAGAGCCCGATCCGCCCGCCGAATTGGGGCTGCCCTCTAAGCCGCCAACGTATTCGCCCCGCGAGAAGCGCAAGTGGAAAGCTCTGCGCACCTTCGGAAACCCCATGCAGAGCGCGTGCGTGGGACTTCTCGTCCTCTGCGCGCTGCTCGTCATCGGCGTGCTGGGATATCTGCTGCTGTTCGCACAGGCCGAAGCCGGGGTGGGCGGTGCCCGCAAGCGCTTGTCGGCCAGACCCAACATCACCGCCGATGCCGACACGACGACCGAGGCAGCGCTGATCGTCCTGCCTACGCTAGGTGGCGCCACTGACAGCGCCAGAGGTGGCGACCGAAACAACGCAGCGGGCAACGGCAGTGCCGAAGGTGCCTCGACAATCAGCCAGCTGACGAGTCGCCACTTGGAAGACGCCACCACCAAATAG